A part of Nerophis lumbriciformis linkage group LG25, RoL_Nlum_v2.1, whole genome shotgun sequence genomic DNA contains:
- the rnf24 gene encoding RING finger protein 24 isoform X2, translating to MSPDFPHYSFRMPNIGFQNLPLNIYIVVFGTAIFVFILSLLFCCYLIRLRHQAHKELYAYKQVIQKEKVKELNLHEICAVCLEEFKQKDELGICPCKHAFHRKCLIKWLEVRKVCPLCNMPVLQLAQQAGTTEAPVPIQQPLPGIENLV from the exons ATGAGCCCTGATTTTCCTCACTACAGTTTCAGGATGCCAAATATAGGGTTTCAGAACCTGCCCCTTAATATCTACATTGTTGTGTTTGGGACGGCTATCTTTGTCTTCATCCTAAGCCTCCTCTTCTGCTGTTACTTAATAAG GTTACGACACCAGGCACACAAAGAGCTCTATGCATACAAACAA GTCATTCAGAAGGAAAAGGTCAAAGAGTTAAATTTGCATGAG ATATGTGCGGTGTGCTTGGAGGAGTTCAAACAGAAAGACGAGTTGGGGATTTGTCCGTGCAAACACGCGTTTCATAGAAA GTGCCTCATTAAGTGGCTGGAGGTGAGGAAGGTGTGCCCGCTGTGCAACATGCCCGTTTTACAACTGGCCCAGCAGGCCGGCACCACAGAAGCGCCTGTGCCAATCCAGCAGCCTCTGCCCGGCATCGAAAACCTGGTCTAG